In a single window of the Thunnus albacares chromosome 1, fThuAlb1.1, whole genome shotgun sequence genome:
- the ctsba gene encoding cathepsin B produces MWRAALLLLAASLSVSLARPRLHPLSSEMVNYINKINTTWKAGHNFHNVDYSYVQKLCGTMLKGPKLPVMVQYAGNVKLPKEFDSREQWPNCPTLKEIRDQGSCGSCWAFGAAEAISDRICINSNAKVSVEISAEDLLTCCDSCGMGCNGGYPSAAWDFWTKEGLVSGGLYDSHVGCRPYTIAPCEHHVNGSRPPCTGEGGDTPQCVLECEAGYTPSYKKDKHFGKTSYSVLSTEEQIQQEISTYGPVEGAFTVYEDFLLYKSGVYQHVSGSAVGGHAIKMLGWGEEDGVPYWLCANSWNTDWGDNGFFKILRGSDHCSIESEVVAGIPK; encoded by the exons ATGTGGCGTGCAGCCCTCCTCTTATTGGCTGCCAGCTTGTCGGTGAGCCTGGCCAGACCCCGCCTCCACCCACTGTCCAGTGAGATGGTCAACTACATCAATAAGATCAACACTACCTGGAAG GCTGGTCACAACTTCCATAATGTGGACTACAGTTATGTCCAGAAACTCTGCGGTACGATGCTGAAGGGACCCAAACTGCCAGTCAT GGTTCAGTACGCTGGAAATGTGAAGCTGCCAAAGGAATTTGACTCAAGAGAGCAGTGGCCCAACTGTCCCACTCTGAAGGAGATCAGAGACCAGGGGTCCTGTGGATCCTGCTGG GCATTTGGCGCTGCAGAGGCCATCTCCGACCGCATCTGCATCAACAGCAATGCCAAGGTCAGCGTGGAGATCTCTGCCGAGGATCTGCTGACCTGCTGTGACAGTTGCGGCATGGG ATGTAATGGTGGCTACCCTTCAGCTGCCTGGGACTTCTGGACCAAAGAGGGTCTGGTCTCTGGAGGACTATATGACTCCCACGTTG GTTGCCGGCCCTACACCATCGCCCCCTGTGAGCACCATGTGAATGGTAGCAGACCTCCTTGCACTGGAGAGGGTGGAGACACACCCCAGTGTGTCTTGGAGTGTGAGGCTGGATACACACCCAGCTACAAAAAGGACAAGCACTTTG GTAAAACATCTTACAGTGTTCTGTCAACCGAGGAGCAGATTCAGCAAGAGATATCCACTTACGGCCCAGTAGAGGGAGCCTTCACTGTCTATGAAGACTTTTTGCTGTACAAGTCTG GTGTGTATCAGCATGTGTCTGGGTCTGCTGTGGGTGGACACGCCATCAAGATGCTTGGTTGGGGGGAGGAGGATGGTGTTCCCTACTGGCTCTGTGCTAACTCCTGGAACACTGACTGGGGTGATAACG GATTCTTCAAAATCCTGCGTGGATCAGATCACTGTAGTATTGAGTCTGAGGTTGTGGCAGGAATTCCCAAATAA